From one Azospirillum ramasamyi genomic stretch:
- a CDS encoding electron transfer flavoprotein subunit alpha/FixB family protein: MPILILADHDNAALKPATAHAVTAAAKLGGDIHVLVAGRNAAPAADQAARLAGVAKVLLADDAAYEHALAEPVAALLVSLAPGYSHVLAAATSVGKNVLPRVAALLDVAMISDITAVVAADTFERPIYAGNAIATVQSADAVKVVTVRTTAFEAAAATNNAPVESVAAAADPALSRFVSAELSKSERPELTSARIVISGGRGMQSGDNFHLLEALADKLGAAVGASRAAVDAGFVPNDYQVGQTGKIVAPDLYVAVGISGAIQHLAGMKDSKVIVAINKDEEAPIFQVADYGLVADLFKALPELQQAV; the protein is encoded by the coding sequence ATGCCCATCCTGATCCTCGCCGACCACGACAACGCCGCCCTCAAGCCCGCCACCGCCCATGCGGTCACCGCCGCCGCCAAGCTGGGCGGCGACATCCACGTCCTGGTCGCCGGCCGCAACGCCGCCCCGGCCGCGGATCAGGCCGCCAGGCTGGCCGGCGTCGCCAAGGTGCTGCTCGCCGACGATGCCGCTTACGAGCATGCCCTGGCCGAGCCGGTCGCGGCGCTGCTGGTGTCGCTCGCCCCCGGCTACAGCCATGTCCTCGCCGCCGCCACCTCGGTGGGCAAGAACGTGCTGCCGCGCGTCGCCGCCCTGCTCGACGTGGCGATGATCTCCGACATCACCGCCGTGGTCGCCGCCGACACCTTCGAGCGGCCGATCTACGCCGGCAACGCCATCGCCACCGTGCAGTCGGCCGATGCGGTGAAGGTCGTCACCGTGCGCACCACCGCCTTCGAGGCCGCCGCCGCAACCAACAACGCCCCGGTGGAGAGCGTCGCCGCCGCCGCCGACCCGGCGCTGTCGCGCTTCGTCTCGGCCGAGCTGTCGAAGTCGGAGCGGCCGGAACTGACCTCGGCCCGCATCGTGATTTCCGGCGGGCGCGGCATGCAGTCGGGCGACAACTTCCACCTGCTGGAGGCTCTCGCCGACAAGCTGGGGGCGGCGGTGGGCGCCAGCCGCGCCGCGGTCGATGCCGGCTTCGTGCCGAACGACTATCAGGTCGGCCAGACCGGCAAGATCGTCGCGCCCGACCTCTATGTCGCCGTCGGCATCTCCGGCGCCATCCAGCATCTGGCCGGCATGAAGGACAGCAAGGTCATCGTCGCCATCAACAAGGACGAGGAGGCGCCGATCTTCCAGGTCGCCGACTACGGACTCGTCGCCGACCTGTTCAAGGCCCTGCCGGAGCTGCAGCAGGCCGTCTGA
- a CDS encoding cache domain-containing protein, translating into MIRSPLFLRLFSAILISLGLFSAAAYVFSVPFIEQKAYEIERDASRTILDNVFELVSRIRGGLEEQRSTTVESYKTRLRDVLELAVGYIEHVHARADRGEITAEEALREAMEGLHAFRYGKGDYVWAIGYDSTILSHPSPDYRGRKSDDLRDNLGRHILPTIVATAKRQGEGFQTYPWWRPNGDERAPKFSFFKDLPKRGIIVGTGAYLADVDAEVERRKAEAIEDLRQALRKLRIARTGYLYIFDSANRMIIHPNSNIEGTAFGDRLNSATGRPIAEDLKVAAAKGEPLTYLWDKPDDPGNYAYEKISWVRHFEGFDWYIASSVYVDELQRSSVVLGNRILAIGTALMAAGSLLGYIAVRRLVRPLRRLADTAAQVRAGDLGAQSGIRRGDEIGLLASAFDGMVRQLRDTVATLDSRVRDRTAALAEAETRQRVILDAIPACIAGLDRDGRLTFANLRWAGLVGRGKAEVIGRGLADVVGRRAMAVLRPHLDRCLSGEVVTFEYAFPRDGRDMVTKTTLIPHRGEGSAEGGGAEGAAGQGPVTGLFVLTLDITDEKQTERQLVEAQRLKAVGQLSGGLAHDFNNLLSIIIGNLAAARERYGAVKGLDAYLEPARRAGRRGADITARLLAFSRQQPLKPEPVELCGLLRDMAVLLRRSFPSSIAIGVPEEGRECWTIADQTQLENALVNLAINARDAMPNGGRLDIAVGIRRVEGALAFDEPVRPDDYLEIRVADTGTGFTPEALARAVEPFFTTKAQGSGLGLSMVYGFVKQSRGYLRIDSRPGEGTAVTLLLPRAEPVPRLHEADAAMVEPQPGGWSGQLALVAEDNDDVRQVMRQQLVDLGFSVVEAASGDEAAELVEQIDGLSLLVSDIVMPGLSGVELARRARLLRPDMRVVLVSGFTVEYGDIPADAVILSKPWDKRDLVAAIGHAAQPAPV; encoded by the coding sequence ATGATCCGCTCGCCCCTGTTCCTCCGGCTGTTCTCGGCGATCCTGATCTCGCTCGGGCTGTTCTCGGCGGCGGCCTACGTCTTCTCCGTCCCCTTCATCGAGCAGAAGGCCTACGAGATCGAGCGCGACGCCAGCCGCACCATCCTCGACAACGTGTTCGAGCTGGTCAGCCGCATCCGCGGCGGTCTGGAGGAGCAGCGGAGCACCACGGTGGAGTCCTACAAGACCCGCCTGCGCGACGTGCTCGAACTGGCGGTCGGCTATATCGAGCATGTCCACGCCCGCGCCGACCGCGGCGAGATCACGGCGGAGGAGGCGCTGCGCGAGGCGATGGAGGGGCTGCACGCCTTCCGCTACGGCAAGGGCGATTATGTCTGGGCCATCGGCTACGACTCGACGATCCTGTCCCATCCCTCGCCGGATTATCGGGGGCGCAAGTCCGACGACCTGCGCGACAATCTGGGCCGCCACATCCTTCCCACCATCGTCGCCACCGCCAAGCGGCAGGGGGAGGGCTTCCAGACCTATCCGTGGTGGCGGCCCAACGGCGACGAGCGGGCGCCGAAGTTCAGCTTCTTCAAGGATCTGCCCAAGCGCGGCATCATCGTCGGCACCGGCGCCTATCTGGCCGACGTCGATGCCGAGGTGGAGCGGCGCAAGGCCGAGGCGATCGAGGATCTGCGCCAGGCCCTGCGCAAGCTGCGCATCGCCCGCACCGGATACCTCTACATCTTCGATTCGGCGAACCGGATGATCATCCACCCGAATTCGAACATCGAGGGCACGGCCTTCGGCGACCGGCTGAATTCGGCCACCGGCCGCCCGATCGCCGAGGATCTGAAGGTCGCCGCCGCCAAAGGGGAACCGCTGACGTACCTGTGGGACAAGCCCGACGACCCCGGCAACTACGCCTATGAGAAGATCAGCTGGGTCCGGCATTTCGAAGGTTTCGACTGGTACATCGCCTCGTCGGTCTATGTGGACGAGCTGCAGCGGTCGTCGGTGGTGCTGGGCAACCGCATCCTCGCCATCGGCACGGCGCTGATGGCGGCGGGCAGCCTGCTGGGCTACATCGCCGTCAGGCGTCTGGTCCGGCCGCTGCGCCGGCTCGCCGACACCGCGGCGCAGGTGCGGGCCGGCGATCTCGGCGCGCAGAGCGGCATCCGCCGCGGCGACGAGATCGGGCTGCTGGCCTCCGCCTTCGACGGCATGGTCCGGCAGCTGCGCGACACCGTCGCCACCCTGGACAGCCGGGTGCGCGACCGCACCGCGGCGTTGGCGGAGGCCGAGACGCGCCAGCGCGTGATCCTGGACGCGATCCCCGCCTGCATCGCCGGGCTGGACCGCGACGGGCGTCTGACCTTCGCCAACCTGCGCTGGGCCGGACTGGTCGGACGCGGCAAGGCGGAGGTGATCGGCCGCGGCCTTGCCGACGTGGTCGGCCGGCGCGCCATGGCGGTGCTGCGCCCCCATCTCGACCGCTGCCTGTCGGGGGAGGTGGTGACCTTCGAATACGCCTTCCCGCGCGACGGACGCGACATGGTGACCAAGACCACGCTGATCCCCCATCGCGGCGAGGGTAGCGCGGAGGGGGGCGGCGCGGAGGGCGCCGCCGGACAGGGCCCCGTCACCGGCCTGTTCGTGCTGACGCTGGACATCACCGACGAGAAGCAGACCGAACGCCAGCTGGTGGAGGCGCAACGCCTGAAGGCGGTCGGCCAGCTGTCGGGCGGGCTGGCGCACGACTTCAACAACCTGCTGTCGATCATCATCGGCAACCTTGCGGCTGCGCGCGAGCGCTATGGCGCGGTCAAGGGGCTGGACGCCTATCTGGAGCCGGCCCGGCGCGCCGGCCGCCGCGGCGCCGACATCACCGCCCGGCTGCTCGCCTTCTCCCGCCAGCAGCCGCTGAAGCCGGAGCCGGTCGAGCTGTGCGGCCTGCTGCGCGACATGGCGGTTCTGCTCCGCCGCTCCTTCCCCAGCTCCATCGCCATCGGCGTGCCGGAGGAGGGGCGGGAATGCTGGACCATCGCCGACCAGACCCAGCTGGAGAACGCGTTGGTCAACCTCGCCATCAACGCACGCGACGCCATGCCCAACGGCGGCCGGCTCGACATCGCGGTCGGCATCCGCCGGGTGGAGGGCGCGCTGGCCTTCGACGAGCCGGTCCGCCCCGACGATTACCTGGAAATCCGCGTCGCCGACACCGGCACCGGCTTCACGCCCGAGGCGCTGGCCCGCGCGGTGGAGCCCTTCTTCACCACCAAGGCGCAGGGATCGGGGCTGGGGCTGTCGATGGTCTACGGCTTCGTCAAGCAGTCGCGCGGCTATCTGCGCATCGACAGCCGGCCGGGGGAGGGGACCGCCGTCACCCTGCTGCTGCCGCGGGCCGAACCGGTGCCCCGCCTGCACGAGGCCGATGCCGCCATGGTCGAACCGCAGCCCGGCGGCTGGTCCGGCCAGCTGGCCCTGGTGGCGGAGGACAACGACGATGTCCGGCAGGTGATGCGCCAGCAGCTGGTCGACCTCGGCTTCTCCGTGGTGGAGGCGGCGAGCGGCGACGAGGCGGCGGAACTGGTCGAGCAGATCGACGGGCTGTCGCTTCTGGTTTCCGACATCGTCATGCCCGGCCTGTCGGGGGTGGAGCTGGCGCGGCGCGCCCGGCTGCTGCGGCCGGACATGCGGGTGGTGTTGGTCAGCGGATTCACGGTCGAGTATGGCGATATCCCGGCCGATGCCGTCATACTGAGCAAGCCATGGGACAAGCGGGATCTCGTGGCGGCCATCGGCCATGCCGCCCAACCCGCGCCGGTCTGA
- a CDS encoding acyl-CoA synthetase, whose protein sequence is MSETAAAVEASANPYERDLDRNAANFVALTPLTFLERAAAVWPDRLAVVHGPVRRTWAETFVRVRRLGAALANLGIGTGDTVAMLAANTPELFEAHFGVPLAGAVLNAINTRLDAEAIAFILKHGEAKILIVDREFSGVARKALALLDAPIPVVDIDDPTYSGGELIGDRDYESFISDVGAEHPWTLPADEWQAIALNYTSGTTGNPKGVVYHHRGAYLNAVSNALSWNMGDAPVYLWTLPMFHCNGWCFPWTIAVTAGTAVCLRQVRPDAVLKLIREERVTNFCGAPIVLNMLNNAPAELKQGIEQKVKVMVAGAAPPAAVIAGMERMGWEVTHVYGLTECYGPTVVCVWHDRWDGLSLDEKAAIKARQGVRGPMLEAVIVADPVTLEPVPKDGRTMGEIMMRGNNVMKGYLKNPKATEEAFSGGWFHTGDLAVWHEDGYVEIKDRSKDIIISGGENISSIEVEDVLYKHPEVLEAAVVARHDEKWGETPCAFVTLKDGATATEADIIAFCRAHMAHFKCPRTVVFGPLPKTSTGKIQKYVLRKQTEGL, encoded by the coding sequence ATGAGTGAAACTGCCGCCGCAGTCGAAGCCAGCGCCAATCCGTACGAACGCGACCTCGACCGCAACGCCGCCAATTTCGTCGCGCTGACGCCGCTGACCTTCCTGGAGCGTGCCGCCGCCGTGTGGCCCGACCGGTTGGCCGTCGTCCATGGCCCGGTCCGCCGGACCTGGGCCGAGACCTTCGTCCGCGTGCGCCGTCTGGGCGCGGCGCTGGCGAATCTCGGCATCGGCACCGGCGACACCGTCGCGATGCTGGCCGCCAACACCCCGGAACTGTTCGAGGCGCATTTCGGCGTGCCGCTGGCCGGCGCCGTGCTGAACGCGATCAACACCCGCCTGGACGCCGAGGCCATCGCCTTCATCCTGAAGCATGGCGAGGCGAAGATCCTGATCGTCGACCGCGAGTTCTCCGGCGTCGCCAGGAAGGCGCTGGCGCTGCTGGACGCGCCGATCCCGGTGGTGGACATCGACGACCCGACCTACAGCGGCGGCGAGCTGATCGGCGACCGCGATTACGAGTCCTTCATCAGCGATGTCGGGGCCGAGCATCCCTGGACGCTGCCGGCCGACGAATGGCAGGCCATCGCGCTGAACTACACCTCCGGCACCACCGGCAACCCGAAGGGCGTCGTCTACCACCACCGCGGCGCCTATCTGAACGCGGTGTCGAACGCGCTGTCCTGGAACATGGGCGACGCGCCCGTGTATCTGTGGACGCTGCCGATGTTCCACTGCAACGGCTGGTGCTTCCCCTGGACCATCGCGGTCACCGCCGGCACCGCCGTCTGCCTGCGTCAGGTCCGCCCCGATGCCGTGCTGAAGCTGATCCGCGAGGAGCGGGTGACCAACTTCTGCGGTGCGCCCATCGTCCTGAACATGCTGAACAATGCGCCGGCCGAGCTGAAGCAGGGCATCGAGCAGAAGGTGAAGGTGATGGTCGCCGGCGCCGCCCCGCCCGCCGCCGTCATCGCCGGCATGGAGCGCATGGGCTGGGAAGTCACCCACGTCTACGGCCTGACCGAATGCTACGGCCCGACCGTGGTCTGCGTCTGGCATGACCGCTGGGACGGCTTGTCGCTGGACGAGAAGGCGGCGATCAAGGCCCGCCAGGGCGTGCGCGGCCCGATGCTGGAGGCGGTGATCGTCGCCGATCCCGTCACGCTGGAGCCGGTGCCGAAGGACGGCCGCACGATGGGCGAGATCATGATGCGCGGCAACAACGTCATGAAGGGCTATCTGAAGAACCCCAAGGCGACCGAAGAGGCCTTCTCCGGCGGCTGGTTCCACACCGGCGACCTCGCCGTCTGGCATGAGGACGGCTATGTCGAGATCAAGGACCGGTCGAAGGACATCATCATCTCCGGCGGCGAGAACATCTCGTCGATCGAGGTGGAGGATGTCCTCTACAAGCACCCCGAAGTGCTGGAGGCCGCCGTCGTCGCCCGCCATGACGAGAAGTGGGGCGAGACGCCCTGCGCCTTCGTCACGCTGAAGGACGGGGCCACCGCGACCGAGGCCGACATCATCGCCTTCTGCCGCGCCCATATGGCCCACTTCAAATGCCCGCGCACGGTGGTGTTCGGCCCGCTGCCGAAGACCTCGACGGGCAAGATCCAGAAATACGTCCTGCGCAAGCAGACCGAGGGGCTGTAA
- a CDS encoding acyl-CoA dehydrogenase C-terminal domain-containing protein: protein MTAAAIPYTPPLKEIRFVLAHLAGMADVAALPGFEDASPDMVDSILGEAAKIAENILAPLNRIGDVQGARLDDDGIARTAEGWGAAWQALVEGGWNGLPFDPERGGMGLPNLLNTAVQEMWHSANMAFALCPMLTQGAVNAVQLYGSEALKDIYLPKMISGEWTGTMNITEPQAGSDLAATRSRAVPNGDHYLVSGQKIFITYGDHDLTENIVHLVLARLPDAPPGVKGISLFVVPKFLVNADGSLGARNQVKCVSLEHKLGIHGSPTAVLSFGDEGGATGFLVGEPNRGLEYMFTMMNHARLAVAMQGLSIAERAYQQALAYARDRVQGKPLGWTEGQSKGIVNHPDVRRLLMGMKARIEAMRGILYTAAAAVDVAHHHADEAARGRAGLLVDLLTPIAKGWCTETGQQLASDGVQVHGGMGFIEETGAAQHLRDARITTIYEGTTAIQANDLINRKILRDGGAAANGLLDEIAALAGELSGHADEALRVTGSELAAAVLEAKQAVAWVLTAAKQDPRLPAAASVTLLELMGVVAGGWQLARAAKVAAERLAEGDADTAFLSAKPLTARFYATHVLPKAAALRATVVNGSASVMALSEEQLFGAA from the coding sequence ATGACCGCCGCCGCGATCCCCTATACCCCGCCGCTGAAAGAGATCCGCTTCGTCCTCGCCCACCTCGCCGGAATGGCCGACGTGGCGGCTCTGCCGGGTTTCGAGGATGCCAGCCCCGACATGGTGGACAGCATCCTGGGCGAGGCGGCGAAGATCGCCGAGAACATCCTGGCTCCGCTGAACCGCATCGGCGATGTCCAGGGCGCCAGGCTCGACGACGACGGCATCGCCCGCACGGCGGAGGGCTGGGGGGCGGCGTGGCAGGCGTTGGTGGAGGGCGGCTGGAATGGGCTGCCCTTCGACCCGGAGCGCGGCGGCATGGGCTTGCCCAACCTGCTGAACACCGCGGTGCAGGAGATGTGGCATTCCGCCAACATGGCCTTCGCGCTCTGCCCGATGCTGACCCAGGGGGCGGTGAACGCGGTGCAGCTCTATGGCTCCGAGGCGTTGAAGGACATCTATTTGCCCAAGATGATCTCGGGCGAATGGACCGGCACCATGAACATCACCGAGCCGCAGGCGGGGTCGGACCTTGCCGCCACGCGGTCGCGCGCGGTGCCGAACGGCGACCATTACCTCGTCAGCGGGCAGAAGATCTTCATCACCTACGGCGACCATGACCTGACGGAGAACATCGTCCATCTGGTGCTGGCCCGCCTGCCCGATGCGCCTCCGGGCGTGAAGGGCATCAGCCTGTTCGTCGTGCCGAAGTTCCTGGTCAATGCCGACGGCAGCCTGGGTGCCCGCAATCAGGTGAAATGCGTGTCGCTGGAGCACAAGCTGGGCATCCACGGCAGCCCGACCGCCGTGCTGTCCTTCGGCGACGAGGGCGGGGCGACCGGCTTCCTGGTGGGCGAGCCGAACCGCGGCCTGGAATACATGTTCACCATGATGAACCATGCCCGGCTGGCGGTGGCGATGCAGGGCCTGTCGATCGCCGAGCGCGCCTACCAGCAGGCGTTGGCCTATGCCCGCGACCGCGTGCAGGGCAAGCCGCTGGGCTGGACCGAGGGGCAGTCGAAGGGCATCGTCAACCATCCCGACGTCCGCCGCCTGCTGATGGGCATGAAGGCGCGGATCGAGGCGATGCGCGGCATCCTCTACACCGCCGCCGCCGCGGTGGACGTGGCGCACCATCATGCCGACGAGGCGGCGCGCGGCCGGGCCGGGCTGCTGGTCGATCTGCTGACCCCCATCGCCAAGGGCTGGTGCACCGAGACCGGCCAGCAGTTGGCGTCGGACGGCGTGCAGGTCCATGGCGGCATGGGCTTCATCGAGGAGACGGGCGCGGCCCAGCATCTGCGCGACGCCCGCATCACCACGATCTATGAAGGCACCACCGCCATCCAGGCCAATGACCTGATCAACCGCAAGATCCTGCGCGACGGCGGAGCGGCGGCCAACGGGCTGCTGGACGAGATCGCGGCGCTGGCCGGCGAACTGTCCGGCCACGCTGACGAGGCGCTGCGCGTCACCGGCTCCGAACTGGCCGCCGCCGTCCTGGAGGCCAAGCAGGCGGTGGCCTGGGTGCTGACCGCGGCGAAGCAGGACCCGCGCCTGCCGGCCGCCGCGTCGGTGACTCTGCTTGAGCTGATGGGCGTGGTCGCCGGCGGCTGGCAGCTTGCCCGTGCCGCCAAGGTGGCGG
- a CDS encoding DUF485 domain-containing protein, whose amino-acid sequence MHSPANTPVYERVRRNPKFQELVRQRSRLALILSAVVLVGYYSFMMVVAFAPGLLHEPMSDDSVLSIGFPIGAGIIILSWLLTGVYSHFANGRFQDLTDEITRETLQ is encoded by the coding sequence ATGCACTCCCCCGCGAACACTCCGGTCTACGAGCGGGTCCGCCGGAACCCGAAATTCCAGGAGCTGGTCCGCCAGCGCAGCCGCCTGGCCCTGATCCTGTCGGCCGTCGTGCTGGTCGGCTACTACAGCTTCATGATGGTGGTGGCCTTCGCGCCTGGCCTGCTGCACGAGCCGATGTCCGACGACTCGGTCCTCAGCATCGGCTTTCCCATCGGGGCCGGGATCATCATTCTGTCCTGGCTGCTGACCGGCGTCTATTCCCACTTCGCCAACGGCCGCTTCCAGGACCTGACCGACGAGATCACGCGGGAGACGCTGCAATGA
- a CDS encoding response regulator transcription factor: protein MVQKKRIYLVEDEADIRRLVAEVLEGYGYEVSCWASGREARAAIQRQAPDLCLVDLGLPDMDGLTLVRELWEDVRFGVIILSGRGGASDRILGLELGADDYIVKPFEPRELVARVNSAIRRREQLTGAAAPAETAQARFGNWVFDLGNLTLSADDGRQESLTAAEASLLLTLLKAPKRVLSREHLQGPDQDRDDFPYDRSIDVRVSRIRKKIEEDPRAPRLIKTVYGAGYLFAGDVTWLR from the coding sequence GTGGTGCAGAAGAAGCGCATCTATCTGGTCGAGGACGAGGCCGATATCCGCCGGCTGGTCGCCGAGGTGCTGGAGGGGTACGGCTATGAGGTATCCTGCTGGGCCAGCGGACGGGAGGCGCGGGCGGCGATCCAGCGCCAGGCTCCCGACCTGTGCCTCGTCGATCTCGGCCTGCCGGACATGGACGGACTGACCCTGGTCCGCGAATTGTGGGAGGATGTGCGCTTCGGCGTGATCATCCTGTCCGGGCGCGGCGGCGCCTCCGACCGGATCCTGGGGCTGGAGCTGGGGGCCGACGATTACATCGTGAAGCCCTTCGAGCCGCGGGAACTGGTCGCCCGCGTCAACAGCGCCATCCGCCGCCGCGAACAGCTTACCGGCGCCGCGGCTCCGGCGGAAACCGCGCAGGCGCGCTTCGGCAACTGGGTCTTCGACCTGGGCAACCTGACGCTGAGCGCAGACGACGGCCGCCAGGAAAGCCTGACCGCGGCGGAGGCCTCGCTGCTGCTGACCCTGCTGAAGGCGCCCAAGCGCGTGCTGTCGCGCGAGCATCTGCAGGGCCCCGACCAGGACCGCGACGATTTCCCCTACGACCGCAGCATCGACGTCCGCGTGTCGCGCATCCGCAAGAAGATCGAGGAGGATCCCCGCGCGCCGCGGCTGATCAAGACGGTCTATGGCGCCGGATACCTGTTCGCCGGCGACGTGACCTGGCTGCGATGA
- a CDS encoding cation acetate symporter, which yields MTGRRILLTAAAATLFALPALAAGDVGQLEKQPVNLSAIGMFLAFVVLTLGITYWAASRTRSTSDFYTAGGGISGFQNGLAIAGDYMSAATLLGLSSLVFAKGYDGFVYTISFFVGWPIILFLLAERLRNLGHFTFADIASYRLDQGKIRTFAAVGSLTVVCFYLIVQMVGAGQLIKLLFGLDYNVAVIVVGVLMVVYVTFGGMIATTWVQIIKAVLLLGAGVILCFLALSHFGFSLEAIAKSAIASHKDGVKIMGPGTLLADPVSAVSLSLGLLFGTAALPHIMMRFFTVPNAREARKSVFYASGFIGFFFLIICVLGMAAITIVGTDPQFFEGGIVGGKLIGGGNMPVMHLAKALGGDLFLGFLSAVAFATILAVVSGLALAGASAIAHDLYARVIRKGEATEREEMRVSKIASLVLGVLAVVLGIAFENQNVAFLVGLTFGVAASVNFPVLILSMYWKGLTTRGALAGGIAGLISAVTLVILSNAVWVVVLHNPKPIFPYEQPALFSMTLAFIVTIIVSKLDSSASARAERNAFEDQFVRSQTGIGAAAAAKH from the coding sequence ATGACCGGCCGCCGGATCCTCCTGACGGCTGCCGCCGCCACCCTGTTCGCCCTGCCGGCGCTGGCCGCGGGCGATGTCGGGCAGCTGGAAAAGCAGCCGGTGAACCTGTCGGCCATCGGCATGTTCCTGGCCTTCGTGGTGCTGACCCTGGGCATCACCTATTGGGCGGCCAGCCGCACCCGCTCCACCTCCGACTTCTACACCGCGGGCGGCGGCATCAGCGGCTTCCAGAACGGCCTGGCCATCGCCGGCGACTACATGTCGGCCGCGACGCTGCTGGGATTGTCGAGCCTGGTGTTCGCCAAGGGCTATGACGGCTTCGTCTACACCATCAGCTTCTTCGTCGGCTGGCCGATCATCCTGTTCCTGCTGGCGGAGCGGCTGCGCAACCTGGGCCACTTCACCTTCGCCGACATCGCGTCCTACCGGCTGGACCAGGGCAAGATCCGCACCTTCGCCGCCGTGGGCTCGCTGACGGTGGTGTGCTTCTACCTGATCGTCCAGATGGTCGGCGCCGGCCAGCTGATCAAGCTGCTGTTCGGGCTGGACTACAACGTCGCCGTGATCGTGGTCGGCGTGCTGATGGTGGTCTACGTCACCTTCGGCGGCATGATCGCAACCACCTGGGTGCAGATCATCAAGGCGGTGCTTCTGCTGGGCGCCGGCGTGATCCTGTGCTTCCTGGCCCTGTCGCATTTCGGCTTCAGCCTGGAGGCCATCGCCAAGAGCGCCATCGCCTCGCACAAGGACGGCGTGAAGATCATGGGGCCGGGCACGCTGCTGGCCGACCCGGTGTCGGCGGTGTCGCTGTCGCTGGGCCTGCTGTTCGGCACCGCGGCGCTGCCGCACATCATGATGCGTTTCTTCACCGTCCCCAACGCGCGCGAGGCCCGCAAGTCGGTCTTCTACGCGTCGGGCTTCATCGGCTTCTTCTTCCTGATCATCTGCGTGCTGGGCATGGCGGCGATCACCATCGTCGGCACCGACCCGCAGTTCTTCGAAGGCGGCATCGTCGGCGGCAAGCTGATCGGCGGCGGCAACATGCCGGTGATGCATCTGGCCAAGGCGCTGGGCGGCGACCTGTTCCTGGGCTTCCTGTCGGCGGTCGCCTTCGCCACCATCCTGGCGGTGGTGTCGGGCCTGGCGCTGGCCGGCGCCTCGGCCATCGCGCACGACCTCTACGCCCGCGTCATCCGCAAGGGCGAGGCGACGGAGCGCGAGGAGATGCGCGTGTCCAAGATCGCGTCGCTGGTCCTGGGCGTGCTGGCCGTCGTGCTGGGCATCGCCTTCGAGAACCAGAACGTCGCCTTCCTGGTCGGCCTGACCTTCGGCGTCGCGGCGTCGGTGAACTTCCCGGTGCTGATCCTGTCGATGTACTGGAAGGGCCTGACCACCCGCGGCGCGCTGGCGGGCGGCATCGCCGGCCTGATTTCCGCGGTGACGCTGGTGATCCTGTCGAACGCGGTGTGGGTCGTGGTTCTGCACAACCCGAAGCCGATCTTCCCGTACGAGCAGCCGGCCCTGTTCTCGATGACGCTGGCCTTCATCGTCACGATCATCGTGTCGAAGCTGGACAGCAGCGCGTCCGCCCGTGCCGAGCGCAACGCCTTCGAGGACCAGTTCGTCCGCTCCCAGACCGGCATCGGCGCCGCCGCTGCCGCCAAGCACTGA
- a CDS encoding electron transfer flavoprotein subunit beta/FixA family protein: protein MKILCAVKRVVDYNVKIRVKTDQSGVETANVKMSMNPFDEIAVEEAVRLKEAGTASEIVVVSIGPAQAQETLRTALAMGADRAILVQTDVTTEPLAVAKVLKALVEKEAPGLVILGKQAIDDDCNQTGQMLAALLGWGQGTFASKVVAGEGSVAVTREIDGGLETVELKLPAVVTADLRLNEPRYASLPNIMKAKKKPLETVTPDALGVDVTPRLTTLKVTEPPKRQAGIKVPDVASLVDKLKNEARVI, encoded by the coding sequence ATGAAAATCCTTTGCGCCGTGAAGCGCGTCGTCGATTACAACGTCAAGATCCGCGTCAAGACCGACCAGTCCGGCGTCGAGACCGCCAACGTGAAGATGAGCATGAACCCCTTCGACGAGATCGCCGTCGAGGAGGCTGTCCGTCTGAAGGAAGCCGGCACGGCGAGCGAGATCGTCGTGGTGTCCATCGGTCCGGCGCAGGCGCAGGAGACGCTGCGTACGGCGCTGGCGATGGGTGCCGACCGCGCCATCCTGGTGCAGACCGACGTGACCACCGAGCCGCTGGCCGTCGCCAAGGTGCTGAAGGCCTTGGTCGAGAAGGAGGCGCCGGGACTGGTGATCCTCGGCAAGCAGGCGATCGACGACGACTGCAACCAGACCGGCCAGATGCTGGCGGCGCTGCTCGGCTGGGGCCAGGGCACCTTCGCCTCGAAGGTCGTGGCCGGTGAGGGCTCGGTCGCGGTGACGCGCGAGATCGACGGCGGTCTGGAGACGGTGGAGCTGAAGCTGCCGGCGGTGGTCACCGCCGACCTGCGCCTGAACGAGCCGCGCTACGCCTCGCTGCCCAACATCATGAAGGCGAAGAAGAAGCCGCTGGAGACGGTCACGCCCGACGCGCTGGGCGTCGATGTGACGCCGCGCCTGACCACGCTGAAGGTGACCGAGCCGCCGAAGCGTCAGGCCGGCATCAAGGTGCCGGACGTCGCCTCCCTGGTCGACAAGCTCAAGAACGAGGCACGGGTGATCTGA